In Cydia strobilella chromosome 6, ilCydStro3.1, whole genome shotgun sequence, one DNA window encodes the following:
- the LOC134742136 gene encoding tRNA methyltransferase 10 homolog A, producing the protein MDEIDNIASKNKIEPATFHQCTLFDIKVDPGLKDDDGNEFPRPFTKNQMRKWLKKVKWENHKQEKRAREKARAKQRRQEARAANIDLGPSRKSLKKMKFEKSKKSTGIIIDLSFDDLMIEKDRFKVVKQILRCYSVNRRSASPLQFHITGFSERAKSEMSRHNGYENWDIEFHNENYLDLFPKENLVYLTSESENVIENFEENTYYIIGGLVDHNQHKGLCHKIAQEQSIRHGQLPLDKYVNMKTRKVLTIDHVFEIVVKISEGMPWQDTLLKVLPLRKGAHICDNSVSNTDDSDG; encoded by the exons ATGGACGAGATCGATAATATcgcaagtaaaaacaaaattgaacCGGCTACTTTTCATCAATGCACACTCTTTGATATTAAAGTGGATCCTGGCTTGAAAGATGATGATGGCAATGAATTTCCAAGGCCATTTACGAAAAACCAGATGCGCAAATGGCTGAAGAAAGTAAAATGGGAGAATCACAAACAGGAAAAACGAGCTAGAGAAAAGGCCCGCGCCAAGCAGAGGAGACAGGAGGCACGTGCAGCAAACATCGATCTCGGGCCCAGCAGAAAGTCATTGAAGAAAATGAAATTTGAGAAATCCAAAAAGTCCACAGGAATAATAATTGACCTCAGTTTTGATGATCTAATGATAGAGAAGGATAGGTTCAAAGttgtaaaacaaattttaaGGTGCTATTCTGTTAATCGAAGATCTGCTTCACCGTTGCAGTTTCATATCACTGGTTTTAGTGAAAGAGCTAAATCTGAGATGTCACGGCATAACGGATATGAGAATTGGGAT ATCGAGTTTCACAATGAAAATTACTTAGACCTATTTCCGAAAGAAAATTTAGTTTACCTCACAAGTGAATCAGAAAATGTAATAgaaaattttgaagaaaatacCTACTACATTATTGGAGGACTTGTAGACCATAATCAACATAAG GGCTTGTGTCATAAAATTGCTCAGGAACAAAGCATCAGACATGGACAGTTACCGCTAGACAAATATGTGAATATGAAGACTCGGAAGGTTTTGACTATTGATCATG tttttgaaATAGTTGTGAAGATTAGCGAGGGAATGCCATGGCAAGACACATTGCTCAAGGTCCTGCCACTTCGGAAAGGTGCTCATATTTGTGACAATTCAGTCTCAAATACAGATGACTCAGATGGATGA
- the LOC134742135 gene encoding probable serine hydrolase: MAKRQLLNVILNPSVQKIQPIRPLGSIYHRKLSTKEAPFEEIKIPLSAGQLAAKLWKGKDNNSRPILALHGWQDNAGTWDPLIPMLNSERPILAIDFPGHGLSYHIPPGVHYYPWELPRLIYVLKNHFKWDKVSLLAHSMGSIASMRFASIFPNDVDFYVAIDSLIMDDYDLDAVIERYPIYIKKVEADQLRLGTEPPSYTPEEIKKIWHMGTKKSVALESVQYLMTRGLKPSSADPNKYYFSRDARLKHILFTPEDKKFVEGVAKRLICPTLYVKAIDSPYATDAFSVEMRETLEKNNNFECHFVPGTHHVHLNNPEIIAPLIQQFLQKHNLK, encoded by the exons ATGGCCAAACGGCAGCTTTTAAACGTAATTTTGAACCCTAGTGTTCAGAAAATACAGCCCATAAGGCCATTAGGCAGCATTTATCATAGGAAACTAAGCACCAAAGAG GCCCCATTTGAAGAGATAAAAATCCCACTAAGTGCTGGGCAATTAGCCGCAAAACTATGGAAGGGTAAAGACAACAACAGTCGGCCTATACTCGCGTTGCACGGCTGGCAGGACAACGCGGGCACGTGGGACCCGCTGATTCCCATGTTGAACTCGGAACGTCCGATACTGGCGATAGACTTCCCTGGACACGGATTATCTTATCACATTCCTCCCG gtgtTCACTACTACCCTTGGGAACTACCAAGGCTGATATACGTATTGAAGAATCATTTCAAATGGGACAAGGTTTCACTGCTGGCGCACTCTATGGGCTCTATCGCTAGTATGAGATTTGCTAGCATATTTCCCAATGATGTGGACTTTTATGTTGCGATTGACAGCTTGATCATGGACGACTATGACTTAGACGCAGTCATAGAGAGATATCCCATCTACATAAAGAAAGTTGAAGCAGACCAACTACGATTGGGGACGGAGCCACCTAGCTATACACCAGAAGAAATAAAAAAGATTTGGCATATGGGTACAAAAAAATCTGTCGCCTTGGAAAGTGTACAGTACTTAATGACTAGAGGTCTAAAACCTTCAAGTGCAGacccaaataaatattatttctcTAGAGATGCTAGATTGAAACATATTTTGTTTACTCCAGAAGATAAGAAGTTTGTGGAAGGGGTTGCTAAAAGATTAATATGCCCTACATTATATGTTAAGGCAATCGACTCACCTTATGCAACTGACGCGTTCTCTGTTGAGATGAGGGAGACACTTGAGAAAAATAACAACTTTGAATGTCACTTTGTGCCTGGTACACATCATGTTCATCTGAATAATCCTGAAATTATAGCTCCACTCATTCAacaatttttacaaaaacataATCTCAAATAG
- the LOC134742137 gene encoding argininosuccinate lyase, whose translation MSNTDRYQLWGGCFSEDPSALLRRLNDSLAVDSRLYREDIAGSRAWARELRRSAHLSEQDNSAIQLGLDKVEKDIEKELSQTGCLNDPEEDIHSVVERRLHAHAGDAALRLHTARSRNDQSATDTRLWMLTSLPTLGAALKQLIEVLIKRASDELDIIAPGYTHLQRAQPIRWSHFLLSHSWGLRDDAMRLEEQMIRLSRCPLGSGAIAGCALPIDRTRLARSLGFQDITPNSMFAVSSRDHIVEFLNWAALCGLHLSRLSEDLIIYSSQEFGIVRFSDQFSTGSSLMPQKRNPDGLELVRGAAGLLLGDSFSFSCVLKGLPSTYNKDLQSDKELLFRSYDRLLDCLEVTAGTICTMEVNSSRAIGCLEPGMLATDLAHSLVRRGVPFRRAHHLIGVALRRASELGVDLQELPHKEYVVISPEFGTEKELASVFSWESSVEQYSSAGGTAKQAVEQQLEALKDWLRGQPPCSAVPRPDETPYPCGLK comes from the exons ATGTCTAAC acggacagataccAGCTATGGGGCGGTTGCTTCTCCGAGGATCCCTCAGCATTACTACGGCGGCTGAACGATTCGCTAGCAGTCGACTCCCGTTTGTACAGAGAAGACATCGCTGGCAGCCGGGCCTGGGCGCGCGAGTTGCGCCGCAGCGCACACCTGTCTGAACAAGACAACAGCGCCATCCAACTTGGACTTGATAAA GTAGAAAAAGACATCGAAAAGGAACTATCCCAAACCGGTTGCCTCAACGACCCCGAAGAGGACATCCACTCAGTGGTTGAGCGGAGACTGCATGCGCACGCGGGCGACGCGGCGCTGCGCTTGCACACCGCGCGTAGCCGCAACGACCAGTCGGCCACGGATACTAGGCTGTGGATGCTGACTTCGCTGCCGACGCTGGGTGCTGCTCTCAAGCAACTTATtgag gttcTAATTAAGCGAGCAAGCGACGAATTAGACATTATCGCTCCAGGTTATACACATCTCCAACGTGCTCAACCAATTCGTTGGAGTCACTTTCTATTAAG tCATTCATGGGGTCTCCGTGACGACGCAATGAGGCTGGAAGAGCAGATGATCCGTCTCTCAAGGTGTCCGCTGGGCAGCGGCGCTATAGCGGGCTGTGCCCTACCGATCGACCGCACCAGGCTTGCTCGATCCCTTGGGTTCCAAGATATTACGCCCAACTCCATGTTCGCGGTATCTTCTCGAGATCATATTG TGGAGTTCCTAAACTGGGCGGCCCTATGTGGCTTACATCTCAGCAGGCTATCGGAAGATTTAATCATTTATAGCTCACAAGAATTTGGAATAGTCCGTTTTTCCGATCAGTTTTCCACTGGCTCCAGTCTAATGCCACAAAAGCGGAACCCCGATGGCTTGGAGCTGGTCCGTGGTGCCGCCGGTCTACTTCTTGGAGACAGTTTCTCGTTCAGCTGTGTCCTTAAAGGGCTACCGAGCACGTACAATAAGGACTTGCAATCTGATAAAGAGTTATTATTCAGATCTTATGACAGATTGCTCGATTGTCTCGAAGTCACAGCGGGGACTATTTGCACAATGGAG GTGAATAGCAGCAGGGCAATTGGCTGTCTCGAGCCGGGCATGCTGGCGACGGACTTAGCACACTCACTGGTGCGACGTGGCGTGCCTTTTCGCCGCGCGCATCACTTGATCGGCGTTGCCCTGCGACGGGCTTCGGAGCTGGGCGTCGACTTGCAGGAATTGCCGCATAAGGAATACGTTGTTATAAG TCCCGAATTCGGTACAGAGAAGGAGCTGGCCTCCGTGTTCTCGTGGGAATCGAGCGTGGAGCAGTACTCGAGCGCGGGCGGGACAGCCAAGCAGGCCGTTGAGCAGCAACTAGAAGCTCTGAAGGACTGGCTGCGAGGGCAGCCGCCCTGCTCTGCGGTCCCTAGGCCGGATGAAACGCCGTACCCTTGTGGTCTCAAATAA
- the LOC134742552 gene encoding uncharacterized protein LOC134742552 has translation MAAVRWHLSKLLVALVLVCVVAEHNFRQNHRPLSVQPYITDEEYIRNIHSMIDAYRGDIGGRLIIETNALIDTKYRTWKRNADMINSLLALPKGLNDAGR, from the exons ATGGCAGCCGTGAGGTGGCACCTCTCCAAGCTGCTGGTGGCACTGGTCCTGGTCTGTGTCGTGGCAGAACACAACTTCCGGCAGAACCACCGGCCGTTGTCGGTGCAACCGTATATTACAGACGAGGAA TACATCCGCAATATCCACTCCATGATCGACGCATACCGAGGAGACATTGGCGGTAGACTCATCATAGAGACCAACGCCCTCATCGACACCAAGTACCGGACGTGGAAACGAAACGCGGACATGATCAACTCGCTTCTAGCTCTTCCGAAGGGCCTGAACGATGCTGGGCGCTAA